The genome window GCATTCTCGTATAATTTTTGGGtgacataatttaattttttttttttgtatttttgccgTCGGTTTTGGTAATGAGGGTTACACATTAACTTAATTAAGTTACACATAAGTTATGTGTTGCATATGAAGATTGTGTCGATTCTGTAACAGTTGAGAATGTGTGAGAAATGTAGACTTTGTGTTTAACTGGATCATTAAAATTCATCGGTTTTCCGCGCTCCTCGTGCACTCtttgtttgtaataataaaCGAGTCATAAGACGTTTAACTGTTTTAAAACATGTGTCAATTCATTTGAAGAAGCTACACGTTTCAGCCAAGGATATTACGAATCCGCAATGCCGTGCATGTTGATGTTGTGTCCACTGACTCCAGTACGAAGTGTACAAAAATACAGCAGTGAGCGCAAACCTCCGGAGGGACCCGGTGAAGATAAATGCGCTTTCGATAAGTTTTCTGTAGGAATAATGATAGCTACAAGTGGTGCACAACTTCCTGAAATAACATACTCTGTACACACATTCAGTGATCGCCTGCTACCAGTATTATTTAGTCAGTGTGTAAATGCACGTTCAGCTTAAGGGCTTAAGACGTTGTGCTAAAGAATGTGATATTCACTGGAGCTCAGCGGTTAGGAACATTTCCGTGATCACAGTCTCACATCTTCACCAAGTGAAGTGTTTCAGTGAGTAGGACtcaggtctctctctctttcttgccCGCTGCACTTCCGGTCGACTTGTATCCGGAGAATGACGTCACGGGTCTGTACGGCCACCTGGCGGGGGTCCCCAAGGCCCTGCTGCCTGGGATCGGTGGGAGGAAAGTTCTGGATTTCTGGTGGGAGACCGTCAACACGTGAGTAAAACTTTGCGCTTAGCTCAGTTCTTTGCTGTCGCGCTTTCATAGTTTCGTATTAGGAAAAAGTAGATGGCTGTTGCGCTAAGACTGAAGAAGATGCGAGGAAGCGCTGTCATTCATTGCCCTCTCTGGCATTTCTCATCCATCTCCTGTTTGTTTGTAGGCGGCAGTTGTTCAGTGAAGTCTATCTGGTCACAAATGCAGATAAGTGAGTTCTTCATAATTCGACTGTCACCTTATGAAATGGGttattgtgttgttttgttggCCAGCGTATGCCTGAGTTGTGCTGTTTAGTTCCCCTCTGCTTTTAGTTCTTATATGTATTGGCCATTAAGTACTTAAGTACTTAAACTGTGAAACTTTGGTAGAATATACACCCCTCCGGGTGGAAATGGTTAAAATTGTTGGATGAACAATGTCCTTGAAGGAACTATGTGTTGTTATCTTTATTGCAGGTACAAACACTATGAACGCTGGGCAACTGCCAATGGCTTTCCCGTGGAGAATGTAGTGAACGATGGAACAACAACTTTGGAGGGCCGTCTGGGTGCTGTGGCAGACTTGGAGCTGGCCATCCGTAGCCGGAGACTGCAGGATGACATCATGGTGGTAGGGTGCACATTTTCAAACATCCGTAGGCTTGCTGGAAagcataaaaacagaaaaatggaaaagaaacgTCTCCTTAAATTTTTCAGCTCAGGTTGATGGTCTAGCAGCCTGTGGGGAAGGAGGCTATGGCTCCTCCAAATGAACAAGAAGGTGTGCCATATTTCAGCATGGGACATTGAAGCCTTTGCTTGTTTTGTGCCTGAAGATTGCAGGAGATATGCTTTGTGCTGACCAGAACTTTGACATTGCGCAGGTGATTCGCTTCTTCAGATCTAAGGTGAATCATttggttgggggaaaaaatgaattaatgtacagGATGACTGTGTCCCTCAGGGCGCAGGGCTGTTCACTTAAAGCTTCTTTTTGTGTGTTAGCCTGGAGAGCTGGTCATATACTATGaactggaggagggagagaagagCAGTTCCCGGGGCATTGTAGAGGTATGCCCAGACACTCACAGGTAACCTACATCAAGAATTTCTGGTGGTGGAGTGTGATGGGAATAATCAAATGGTGGGATTAGTCTCTACTGGCAGCAGCTATTTTTGCTCCTTGATTGCACTCAATTACGAGTAGCAGGATCCCAGCTGCAAACCACTCATATTTCTAAAGTAAGCATTAAATTTGAAAAGATagtgaaattaataatacaaagacatttattttcagtgcttttgaTAAAATATTTGTGGCATAAATGGATAATGTAATGCATTGTGAAATATGTTAGACAATATACTGGCCCTATATTGTATCTGCAGGGCATTAGCAGCCTCTGTGGTGTATTTTAGGGTCACGTGCTTCTTGGAGAAGCCACAGCAGGGTCGGACGACATCCCGCCTGGCCAGTGTGGTCTTCTATTGCCTGCGCAGGGAGACACTACCCTATCTTTCACGCTTCCTGTCTTTGCAGCCATGTGTCCAAAACCGAACTCTGGGCTTGTTCTGGGTGAGTTTAGACAGACCAAAGAGGAATACACATTCAGCATCCCACCATCTTTGCCAGTCTGAGTCTGTCATTGCTGTGGGAGTGTGTCAGCAGCCAATGTTCTGACAATGtaatgtggggggaaaaaaaaagttatgtgtATTCTGTTACGTGTTTATGGAGGATTGATGAACTTTCAGACAGGATGTACAAagtgtaatgtataaatttgtgtttcttttgtgCTCCAGGAGTGGCTGATCAATGAGGAGAAAGTACCAGTGTTTGGGATGAAGCTGCCAACTGGGTTCCAGCTCATAGGACAGGTGGTGGGTGTTGCCGTGCCATATGCATTTAATCCACAAAGGCCATCAGGTTATATTGTCATAAGaaactgttttttcatttaacagtgATCACTGATAGATCACTGATTCTGTTTAGAAATCCTTTAGTCTATATTGAAATCCATAGGTCTATGAGAAAATTCATTTGGTGTCTCTGCAGACCCATAGATCTCTGATGGGATCCACTGCCGAGTATGGAGGTATATTTAGTCTTTTGTGTACATCCATAAGAAGTGACTAGAAGGACTGTGTGCCCTTGTGTGGCAGGGTCTGGATGACTACACCAAGTGGTTGGCGCGATACTCTGCCAAGCAACAGGGGAGCGCTGGAAAGCCCATCTCCTACCGCTCCTATGCCAGGTATGCCATGGTCTCAAGGACACTGGGTTCGAAGGCAGACAGTATGAAATTGTGCTACCAAAATGGACTGGCtgaaaaaatctgtgcttttaTTTGGCACAGACAAAAATTTGATGTGCTCAGTGATCGTTGTCCAGTTAAGGTCTGTGGTCTTGGTATCCATTTGAATATAAGCTTTGCCTAAAACGCTGTGGTTACATTGCCACTTTAGAGTTGGACTCATGGGAAACCCCTCGGATGGCTTCCACGGTAAAACCATTGCCATGACAGTCTCCAACTTCTGGGCTGAAGTCACACTGACAGAAAGTCAGAGTCTGGTGAGGAACACCATTCAGTCCTTCTCACAACATCTCCTATAACCACTGTTATTGCTTTCAAAGTCCTCTACCTTGCTGagctatttacatttcagagtctctctggttttttgttttcatttg of Scleropages formosus chromosome 10, fSclFor1.1, whole genome shotgun sequence contains these proteins:
- the gkup gene encoding glucuronokinase with putative uridyl pyrophosphorylase isoform X4, whose product is MICILLVAGHGTVLETQIKNDVTGLYGHLAGVPKALLPGIGGRKVLDFWWETVNTRQLFSEVYLVTNADKYKHYERWATANGFPVENVVNDGTTTLEGRLGAVADLELAIRSRRLQDDIMVIAGDMLCADQNFDIAQVIRFFRSKPGELVIYYELEEGEKSSSRGIVEVCPDTHRVTCFLEKPQQGRTTSRLASVVFYCLRRETLPYLSRFLSLQPCVQNRTLGLFWEWLINEEKVPVFGMKLPTGFQLIGQVGLDDYTKWLARYSAKQQGSAGKPISYRSYARVGLMGNPSDGFHGKTIAMTVSNFWAEVTLTESQSLVLLPHPLNDPTEFGSLQDLYCISCKEGYLGGLRLLQATCKKFYQFCSEQGIALSKQNFTLKYDTNIPRQVGLAGSSAIVSATLKCLMKFFNITDRDLPKPIRANFILNVETDELFITAGLQDRVVQVYEGLVYMDFSKELMGKRGYGEYIPMDMRDLPTFWLAYLGDPSDSGRIHSNVRQRWLNGNFPRRC